The region CTTTTTTGATTGATGAATAGTCAAAGGCAAGGTTATACATACTTTTAGAGTTTTTATCTGGATTTTGTATGTATTGTATGGTgcttattatttaattaactaTACTTAGTCACATTGTAAAATTTAACAATATTGTATTTCTTTTATAAACTTTGTTGTTATTTAAATAACTATGAAGATATGCGCACTAAGAATTAAAAACACCTTTTTTTTTCAATGTATAAAGacacaatctttttttttttgggtaataATTATCAATGAGTATGAATATATGAAAGAGTAGTTTCTTTATGTCGGTTACACATTCTCAGCATAAGCAAATTGCATCATAACTCTACAAACATAGAAAGTGAGAGTAAATATTGAATTTTCAGTTAGAAACCGAACAAGGCATAACCAAAATAAGAGAATGAAGGGTAATTTATTAGTGAAATTTGAAAGGTACTTATTCTGAACCATGTAAATCTTTTGGTACAAAGCAATGGCTATGAACATGTGCATGAGCTGTAATTGTTATTATTTCAAAGGTTCACGAAGGGGAAGGTTCAGCTCCATCATGTAGAGCACAGCAAACAGTGGCTTTGTGGTGCCCTTGATACACTCTTATATATTCACCAGTTGACATGGACCAAAGCCTTGCTGTTGTATCAGAGGAAGCTGCAACAATGGAAGACTTTGAGACACAACTAAATAATTTAATTCACAAAAACAATATTTAAGGAATTTCGCTCATCGTATTACTTATTGAGATGAGGAATGGCCTAGAAAAATGTAAAGGAGATCGTGAGCCAGAAACTAAAACCAAAAGTTTGAAGCTTTTAGTTGAAGACCAGGGTTACTGAGTAACAGTCTAGTGAGATACAATGGAATTGAATTAGACAAAGTTAATCTTACAACAAAAGTTTTAGACAATAAAATACCTGTTATAAGATAGGCACCGTCGACTGAGAAGACACAATCCCACACCCACCGTTGATGTCCTacaatataagaaaaaaaaattctcagTAGGCGGTAACAGATCAGGTCAATGAGAGAATATGAAATTGATTCATCGAGAATTCTAAATTTGCAAGAGGAATACCAACTAAAGTCTTCTCCAGTGTAAAACCATCAACATTCCAAATCTTGACAGTGTGATCAGAAGATGCAGTGGCTAGATATCTAAAGTACACAAAACCAACACAAGTAACTAAATCAAACCAAGACAAAATAAAGAAGAGAATGAATATGCATGTAATTAGGTTTCAAGAACTAACCTGTGCGGCTCACAGAATTCAGGGGAAAGAAGACACTTAAGAATGTAACCCTTGTGTGCTTGTAGCTTATGAAGTGGCTCAAAATTTGTCATTGTCTGCATGGGAAATGGTTGTTATGGTACAAGTCAAACATGACACACCAGAGGTCAGATCAAATATTGTGTGTATGCAGATACAACCTGAGTCCCTCGCAACAAGCGCCAAACATAGCAAGTCCCGTGATTATTTGCTGCAACTACCAAGCTCCCATCCCACATGACAGTTAGGGACCTCACTGCCGTATCCACCTCTGGCACCTACGTTACCATGGATAAACAAAAATGTCCTTGAGATGGATCAAAAACAAATTTATAACACAGGTAAACTATGTCTGCAAGAGAATGCCTACACAAGGGAACAGGGGCTAAGAGAATTTGAACAGCAACAATCATCAAATAATATCTTGAGGAAGATAATCAAAGACATACAATTATGACAGTAATAGGAGTGAATTAAAGAatcatttttaaaaagaaaaactgCTTCAAAGATTTTGGTGATTGCATCTATAGTCTTGGTTGGTTGGTGGTATTAGATTGTTTTCCTCTTTCGAGATTTCGTAATTAGTTTCCCTGTATATACATTAGTTTCTGTGGGACGCTAAGTGATGCTAATTCCATGTACCATGTGTCATTTGAAAAGGCTCTAAATTTTTACATAAACACCAATGGATATGTAAACTTCCATTCCCAAACAAATGAGTAAACATTTCATACTAGTACCGGAGGTTAGAATTTTTGTGTTGATGGAACAATCCAGATTCCTAAAGAAAATCTTATacacagaaaaaataaataagtccaATATGTACATACCAATTCACAGCTGCATGAATTCGCTGTCAAATCCCAGACACGAATGTTTCCATTTTGATCCCCAGAAATCAGCTCTGTCTGCAAAATAACATTCAAGGAATTTATTCAGACATTATGATAACTAATAAAAGCACTATATGATGAGAATCAAGAAGCTTCACCAAAGGATCCTAGTTGGCCAATTACAAGAGCAGATCAACAAACTTTTTGTTGAAGTGAACATATTGAGAAAGTTTTCTCTTTAGCTCTTCATAGAACTTTTCAGAACTAATCAAGTTTATCTTGTGGTGTTCAAGCCTAGACTTATCACACACATACCTCCCTCTCTTTTTGTGTGTGGCATCTACCTAAGCCTATCCGTCTGATACAGTAGGTTCTTAGAACAAGTCTTTTTGTTTTAGTTTGTTTAAATCTGAATTAGAAGACGATCTTTTAAAATTATCCTTTATTGATTTCGGGTCTCACTATTCTTGGTGAGATTCATATCATTATCCTTTGACAACATCATAGCACAAAATGTTCATACTGCATTTGACAGGGGTGTTCaattatttaatacaaaatttcCTCGTATATTTGGATGATCCATTCCTTTCGTAGATCATACTTGATTCTTACTTTCCTAGGAAAACTGTAACTAAAAAATAAGTGACTTCTCTAATACCCTACCTAACAATCTTCCATACCAAAAAGTGACAGAGAAGACAGCCCCCGaaaaagaaacttctagaagccAACATTTCACTCAAAATATACTGGAATAACATAAAGATAGCATGGCAACaaataaataattcatataaagaTCAGCATTAACAAATGCAAAGCATTAAAAGCTTAAGATGTCATTAACGATAGAAGTTAGAGTTATTATCCAACCTGATTAGGGTGCAGAACAACAGTGTTAACAGCAGCACGACTTTCATATTCCCTTTGACAACCTGGAGCTCTGTTTCAATTCAAAGATTAATATAAATAGAACCAAATGAAGGGCAGAAGCATTAGAAAATCACATTTCGCAATCTACCTTATATCCCAAATCTTTACTGTGCCATCCTCAGAACCTGAATACATCCATTTACCATCACACTGGAACCCCACTGCCATCACATTACCAGTATGTAAGTCATAGCTCATCTCCTGTTATGAAGTCACAATAAAATAAGGCTTATGAGGTGATAGTATAAAAGTATATTCTTTTTCCCCTTtccaagaaagaaggaaaaaagtAGCAAGGAAACCTGTGATGAACTCACCGGTTGAGGGCTGTTCGAATTAACATCGAATAATCGAATGTGAGAATTACCCGCTGCAGCCAGGTGTCTTTTATCTGGGCTTATCTCAAGCCTATTAACTTGCTAATGACAAACAAAAAATCAGATAGAGATTGAGAAACTTAACTCATTAAAACATCTTAAAGCTTCTCAACAGCATAACCTGTTGTCATTTGCCAATAAATTACGTGGAAAGAAGGCATTTTAGGACAACCTTTCGCTTATAGGGGATCAAATATGAATAGACATAAACATGTATAAGAACAATTTAACACCCTGATGGCATAAAAACCATATATCGCAGGCACAGAAGTTCATGAGTGTAAAACCAGGACACAGGACATAATGGGTAGTCATCGAATCAAAAACATTACACCATGAAATTTAACAAATATCGAAATACCACTCGTACCCAGAATACACAAACAAGCATAAGATCAGTCCATAAATAACCTTGATTaacccaaaaataaaaataaaaaacaagtaATTGAACAAAGAGTCACATATCAAAGTCACAAAAACATTAAAATGGCCATTTTTGTGTGTTAACATCAAATAGCACAAACTCCAAATAATCATTAACAAAAATTCCAATGCCTATATCATTTCCACCAATCAAGTACACAAAAGTATAAGTCAAAGACAGCTTACCGAATCAGGGTACTGTATGGTTCGATAGCAGCGGCCACTTTTGGCCTCCCAGAACCGAATAGTATGATCATAGCTGGCAGTAGCAAGTATGACCGAGGGTTGGGTCATCTTCAAGTTATTCCAACCAAACCTAGAATGGGAATCATAAAACGAATTTATGCAAGGGATTTAGTTGAATTGTCGAAACCATAAGACGTTTTCAGAGAAATCTGGGTCGCTGTGAATGTGGGTTTGGGAAAATTTGAAAGGGTATTAGCATGGTGGGTTTAAGAATTAGGGTGTTTATGGGTTTTAGAGAGCTCGGACCAGATTGTACAGAGAGTATCATTGAATCGGTTCCTTTAAGCTCTCtcaccataataataataataatctttcctattataaaaataaataagtaataaacaaaaaatttaaTGGGCTTTCGTTTCTGTAAGAAGCCCAAATTTTAACTGACTCTTGGCGAAATGGCCCAATCTTGGGCCTCTCCCATCTTTTCAAATTGTGGAATTTGTAcctaaaaagaaataaaaatttacaaaatatgtAAACATTTGATTTCACTGCATAAGTCATTTTCCATATAATTCTTCATCAATGGAAAAAATCAGCGCATTTTTTGTAACTAAGAAAATTTTCCCCAATTTGCACCAACCTCCACTATTTTTTCCAGCGTGCATCTCCTCGGCAGAACACAAGGTCCGATTTGTTCCGTTTTGTAAAATACAgaatctgaattgtcatttaataaaataCAGGGTCCGATCGGTAATTTTTGTAAAAAACAGGatccaaaatagtatttacctATTGTAATATAAacatttagtaattatattaatataaatttaaatattataaatattattataataatattttatacaaAACTACAtatttaatcatattaatataaattcaaatgttataaaatatcattattataaaaatatataatttaatattaatttttttttattattatttatatttaaaaagaaaacatgttattttttattacttaatctaacttatataaatatatattcatattaaataacaacaaatattataaatacacgTGTCGTGTATGTACAAATAATATGATCGTGTAACTACATAAAAAggtagaataacatttatcttttatCCAGAATAAGCAAGCTTTTTCTCCAAGCTTTTTCTCCAATCATtaatgtgtgatttgaataatatcataaatattttATACTTAAATAGGGTAGTTTTGTGATCTAAACAGTtctcatattattatttttaaaaatttataaacaatgttttaataatttttcttttaatatgtatATGTCATtctcttatatataatattatttatttattttaaatttatatgacaatcataaaaatttgataaaaataattaatattttttaaaaataaaactaaacaaacatgtATTACATGTTGCTTCcacctagtatatatatttattaacatctttctctttttatttGCACAAAgcatattataatttttttttttttttccagataaAAATGAGTGTGGGAGATCCCATCCATGCAGCAGTTTGCCATGTTACAATTTGTTATGGAGATTTAAGTCCTCTTGTCCCATATTATGTCATTTAGGTAGCTTAATGTATCttgaacctttttttttttttggtaccaAGTTACCTTGAGTTCTATATTTAATAACTAGACACTAAAAGTAACTTTGTATTAGAACAGAGAAATAATATGAGTTAATTTAAGGTAACAAGTTACCACATTATTCTACTTACCATCTTTTGCATTTGCAATTACTATCACAATGCTTATATATTGTTCAAATTGTAGTGCCCACCTTTCTAGAATGTGAAATGTTGCTTAGTTAACAAGAATAACACCAATTTGCATATTGTTCCCTAAAAAAATTATGGGTTAATGTAGAGATATTTACTGGAGCTGACCTCCTTGTTGATTTACAAGACCATGACTATTTACTGGACATATGTAACCTTAGGTTTGTAATTGCAGGAATGGTGAGTAAATGTTGGAATGTCCTATTTGTGCATTTTAGTCACTTTAAACTTGTAGATCATACCCTAGTTAACTGTGACAAatattttttatggttttttttcatCCCATTGCAGATTTTTTTCAAGGAGTCATTATTTTAGCTCATTCATGGTCATATTAATTTCAGCTTGTAATTTGAAACTTTTGATACATTTTTAGTTCACTTTTAAACATTTGGATTATTATAATAACTGAAGTTTCTTTCTTTTAGGTCTATGTTATAAAGACTTTTGCATTGTTTTTGTGTTGACATTCTTCAATGCCTTTGATGTatagtgttgactgtgtttttagccaacgacgtgagaacgtcaataacgacaaaccttcaagagaatttaaacgacacagacagtttaatcaagaaaagtaaataacacacaagattttatagtggttcagcctcgttcagtcggtaatagcctaatccacttagagattttattactttatctacactcaagatcagatgaaccagtgtcaactgagtttcttcagtgtaaatttacaaaaagggttctctctcaaggaaaacgcactttctctctctagaactcagaccaaatctcaatttgccaaaagtccttttctgatcccattaaccctctatttataggcttgggatcctaaactgatctccccctaggatcgggatattctattatttatattatatttaaattacacaaaatattcaaaatacaacagattcctcaatttgagtgaggaatgagagattcccgcgatgcccagaccgattcttgctgaagccgtttttgggaatttgacgtagtctggtccatttgtttgatgaatatcttcttctgatcggacatatgcatgctggacacctgcatacggaccaaagtccgaccagtcACCTTTTGGGCTCACCTCCGGACCATAgccttgggttctcctcggaccaagttCCGACCACACCCTCATGAGTGCCcctctgtaatgccccggattccctattatggttaatggctggattagtaggccgggagggccataactgtttaattatgccattaaatgtgtttatgcatgtttatgagaattatattataatatgatgttaaatgcgtgcatgtgagtccacatttgttcacaggggtattttggtaatttggcacgttgagggtacaattgaatatttgtttgtgtgttaatgatatattgtgagaccacattataatgtgtatTGGTTCGAGTactccgacatgagacgatcattgaGCGGGatttatcggtctggtcataacaggtttgagctcggggctcggggtgagtctcggggtgatattaatggttatagcgttaccggggattttagggtaacgggatgtgaattattggtgtttgaggatattgagattagcaggaattgggaagcgttaattataattaacaggtttagcggaatgtaccaattttacccctagagttaGCTTGAA is a window of Humulus lupulus chromosome 4, drHumLupu1.1, whole genome shotgun sequence DNA encoding:
- the LOC133831388 gene encoding target of rapamycin complex subunit LST8; the protein is MTQPSVILATASYDHTIRFWEAKSGRCYRTIQYPDSQVNRLEISPDKRHLAAAGNSHIRLFDVNSNSPQPEMSYDLHTGNVMAVGFQCDGKWMYSGSEDGTVKIWDIRAPGCQREYESRAAVNTVVLHPNQTELISGDQNGNIRVWDLTANSCSCELVPEVDTAVRSLTVMWDGSLVVAANNHGTCYVWRLLRGTQTMTNFEPLHKLQAHKGYILKCLLSPEFCEPHRYLATASSDHTVKIWNVDGFTLEKTLVGHQRWVWDCVFSVDGAYLITASSDTTARLWSMSTGEYIRVYQGHHKATVCCALHDGAEPSPS